The proteins below are encoded in one region of Rhinolophus sinicus isolate RSC01 linkage group LG07, ASM3656204v1, whole genome shotgun sequence:
- the LARP7 gene encoding la-related protein 7 isoform X2, whose product METESGNQEKAMEEESTEKKKEVEKKKRSRVKQVLADIAKQVDFWFGDANLHKDRFLREQIEKSRDGYVDISLLVSFNKMKKLTTDGKLIARALKSSAVVELDLEGTRIRRRKPLGERPQDEDERTVYVELLPKNVNHSWIERVFGKCGNVVYISIPHYKSTGDPKGFAFVEFETKEQAAKAIEFLNNPPEEAPRKPGVFPKTVKNKPIPAFRVAEEKKRKKKKKVRVKKEDGLQRGESNMDAGKESDGCTGKRPGAASEGSEGEAAEPQKPPLKKKKKRERAEVSGSPSVRAGKRKRSRSEDAECLPPRSKVKKTAQKDNLKKAPEMCKEYKDLEVSTEEEKDAGDVKDGSLLKTKRKHKKKHKERHRMGEEVIPLRVLSKNEWMDLKKEYLALQKASMASLKKTISQLKSESEMETDQGVNKSGVKNETTNSAKCCPPEKASAAGPQFVSGVIVKILSTEPLPGRKQIRDTLAAVSEAVYVDLLEGDTECHVRFRSAEDARAVLEAQTDIKKKHCWELEVLSGDHEQRYWQKILVDRQAKLNQPREKKRGTEKLITKAEKIRLEKTQQASKHIRFSEYD is encoded by the exons ATGGAAACTGAAAGTGGAAACCAAGAAAAGGCAATGGAAGAGGAaagtactgaaaagaaaaaagaagtagaaaaaaagaaacggTCTCGAGTTAAACAGGTGCTTGCAGATATTGCTAAGCAAGTGGACTTTTGGTTTGGAGACGCAAATCTTCACAAGGACAGGTTTCTTCGTGAGCAGATTGAGAAATCCAGAGATGGAT ATGTTGATATATCACTCCTCGTGtcttttaacaaaatgaaaaaattgacCACTGATGGGAAGTTAATAGCCAGAGCATTGAAAAGTTCAGCTGTTGTAGAG CTGGATTTAGAAGGGACCAGGATCCGGAGGAGGAAGCCGCTGGGAGAGAGGCCACAGGATGAGGATGAGCGGACAGTGTACGTG GAATTACTTCCCAAAAATGTCAATCACAGCTGGATTGAAAGAGTGTTTGGGAAATGTGGCAATGTCGTTTATATAAGCATACCGCACTATAAGTCTACTGGAGATCCAAAGGGATTTGCCTTTGTGGAatttgaaacaaaagaacaagcaGCAAAAGCTATTGAG tttcttaatAACCCACCTGAAGAAGCACCAAGAAAACCAGGTGTATTTCCTAAAACGGTGAAAAATAAGCCCATTCCTGCCTTTAGAGTAGCTG aagaaaagaagaggaagaagaagaagaaagtgcGAGTGAAGAAGGAAGATGGTCTCCAGAGGGGAGAGTCAAATATGGACGCGGGCAAGGAGAGCGACGGCTGCACAGGGAAGAGGCCCGGGGCTGCATCTGAGGGCTCCGAGGGAGAAGCTGCTGAGCCCCAGAAGCCAcccttgaagaagaagaagaaacgaGAAAGAGCGGAAGTAAGCGGTTCACCTTCAGTCAgagcagggaagaggaagagaagcaggTCAGAGGACGCAGAATGCCTCCCCCCCAGGTCAAAAGTCAAAAAAACTGCTCAGAAAGACAACCTTAAAAAGGCACCGGAAATGTGCAAGGAATACAAAG atTTAGAAGTTTCCACTGAAGAGGAAAAGGACGCTGGAGACGTAAAAGATGGGTCCCTATTGAAGACGAAGAGGAAGCACAAAAAGAAGCACAAGGAGAGGCACCGGATGGGGGAGGAGGTCATCCCCCTGCGCGTGCTGTCCAA gaatgaatggatggatttgAAGAAAGAGTATCTAGCACTGCAGAAAGCCAGTatggcttctttaaaaaaaacaatatccCAGCTAAAATCAGAGTCAGAAATGGAAACAGACCAAGGAGTGAATAAGTCCggagtgaaaaatgaaacaa CAAACAGTGCCAAGTGCTGTCCCCCAGAGAAGGCCAGCGCCGCTGGACCCCAGTTTGTGAGTGGCGTCATTGTGAAGATCCTCAGCACCGAGCCCCTGCCTGGCAGGAAGCAGATCCGG GACACTCTGGCAGCAGTGTCAGAAGCTGTGTATGTCGACCTGCTCGAAGGGGACACGGAGTGCCATGTTAGGTTCCGAAGTGCTGAGGATGCCCGCGCAGTCTTGGAGGCACAAAcggacattaaaaagaaacactgttGGGAACTCGAGGTCCTTTCTG gTGATCATGAACAGAGGTATTGGCAGAAAATTTTGGTAGATAGGCAGGCCAAACTTAATCAGCCTCGGGAGAAGAAGAGAGGCACGGAGAAG
- the LARP7 gene encoding la-related protein 7 isoform X1 — METESGNQEKAMEEESTEKKKEVEKKKRSRVKQVLADIAKQVDFWFGDANLHKDRFLREQIEKSRDGYVDISLLVSFNKMKKLTTDGKLIARALKSSAVVELDLEGTRIRRRKPLGERPQDEDERTVYVELLPKNVNHSWIERVFGKCGNVVYISIPHYKSTGDPKGFAFVEFETKEQAAKAIEFLNNPPEEAPRKPGVFPKTVKNKPIPAFRVAEEKKRKKKKKVRVKKEDGLQRGESNMDAGKESDGCTGKRPGAASEGSEGEAAEPQKPPLKKKKKRERAEVSGSPSVRAGKRKRSRSEDAECLPPRSKVKKTAQKDNLKKAPEMCKEYKDLEVSTEEEKDAGDVKDGSLLKTKRKHKKKHKERHRMGEEVIPLRVLSKNEWMDLKKEYLALQKASMASLKKTISQLKSESEMETDQGVNKSGVKNETTANSAKCCPPEKASAAGPQFVSGVIVKILSTEPLPGRKQIRDTLAAVSEAVYVDLLEGDTECHVRFRSAEDARAVLEAQTDIKKKHCWELEVLSGDHEQRYWQKILVDRQAKLNQPREKKRGTEKLITKAEKIRLEKTQQASKHIRFSEYD; from the exons ATGGAAACTGAAAGTGGAAACCAAGAAAAGGCAATGGAAGAGGAaagtactgaaaagaaaaaagaagtagaaaaaaagaaacggTCTCGAGTTAAACAGGTGCTTGCAGATATTGCTAAGCAAGTGGACTTTTGGTTTGGAGACGCAAATCTTCACAAGGACAGGTTTCTTCGTGAGCAGATTGAGAAATCCAGAGATGGAT ATGTTGATATATCACTCCTCGTGtcttttaacaaaatgaaaaaattgacCACTGATGGGAAGTTAATAGCCAGAGCATTGAAAAGTTCAGCTGTTGTAGAG CTGGATTTAGAAGGGACCAGGATCCGGAGGAGGAAGCCGCTGGGAGAGAGGCCACAGGATGAGGATGAGCGGACAGTGTACGTG GAATTACTTCCCAAAAATGTCAATCACAGCTGGATTGAAAGAGTGTTTGGGAAATGTGGCAATGTCGTTTATATAAGCATACCGCACTATAAGTCTACTGGAGATCCAAAGGGATTTGCCTTTGTGGAatttgaaacaaaagaacaagcaGCAAAAGCTATTGAG tttcttaatAACCCACCTGAAGAAGCACCAAGAAAACCAGGTGTATTTCCTAAAACGGTGAAAAATAAGCCCATTCCTGCCTTTAGAGTAGCTG aagaaaagaagaggaagaagaagaagaaagtgcGAGTGAAGAAGGAAGATGGTCTCCAGAGGGGAGAGTCAAATATGGACGCGGGCAAGGAGAGCGACGGCTGCACAGGGAAGAGGCCCGGGGCTGCATCTGAGGGCTCCGAGGGAGAAGCTGCTGAGCCCCAGAAGCCAcccttgaagaagaagaagaaacgaGAAAGAGCGGAAGTAAGCGGTTCACCTTCAGTCAgagcagggaagaggaagagaagcaggTCAGAGGACGCAGAATGCCTCCCCCCCAGGTCAAAAGTCAAAAAAACTGCTCAGAAAGACAACCTTAAAAAGGCACCGGAAATGTGCAAGGAATACAAAG atTTAGAAGTTTCCACTGAAGAGGAAAAGGACGCTGGAGACGTAAAAGATGGGTCCCTATTGAAGACGAAGAGGAAGCACAAAAAGAAGCACAAGGAGAGGCACCGGATGGGGGAGGAGGTCATCCCCCTGCGCGTGCTGTCCAA gaatgaatggatggatttgAAGAAAGAGTATCTAGCACTGCAGAAAGCCAGTatggcttctttaaaaaaaacaatatccCAGCTAAAATCAGAGTCAGAAATGGAAACAGACCAAGGAGTGAATAAGTCCggagtgaaaaatgaaacaa CAGCAAACAGTGCCAAGTGCTGTCCCCCAGAGAAGGCCAGCGCCGCTGGACCCCAGTTTGTGAGTGGCGTCATTGTGAAGATCCTCAGCACCGAGCCCCTGCCTGGCAGGAAGCAGATCCGG GACACTCTGGCAGCAGTGTCAGAAGCTGTGTATGTCGACCTGCTCGAAGGGGACACGGAGTGCCATGTTAGGTTCCGAAGTGCTGAGGATGCCCGCGCAGTCTTGGAGGCACAAAcggacattaaaaagaaacactgttGGGAACTCGAGGTCCTTTCTG gTGATCATGAACAGAGGTATTGGCAGAAAATTTTGGTAGATAGGCAGGCCAAACTTAATCAGCCTCGGGAGAAGAAGAGAGGCACGGAGAAG